The genomic DNA TAATTATTACCGTCGCTTACGTGCCGACCCCGGTTTTTGATCAATTATTGAGCAGGTGGTACGTAGCCGTCGGCCTTGGCGTAATCTTCGCCGGAAAAGAACTTGTCCATCTCGCCCGCCAGGTATTTGCGATCTTCGGCGTTCATCATATTCAGGCGTTTTTCGTTGATCAGCAGGGTCTGGTGTTTCAACCAGTCGCCCCAGGCTTTGGCGGAGACATGATCAAAAATGTCCTGGCCCTTGGCGCCCGGGTACGGAGGACGCTCCAGGGCTGGCAATTCTTCTTTGTACTTGCGGCACATGATGGTGCGGGTCATGACGGAACTCCTGCGTTCAATACGTCGGCCGCGCGCTTCAGCAGTTTTTTCACCGGGGCGGCAAGGCCCAGGCGCGGCGGGGTGGCGAGGTTATACCAGAGCCAGTCGGCCTCGGCCACGTGATGGGCGGTTTCCTCGACCTGTACCAGCCACGGCTCGATCGCCAGCTGGAAGTGGCTGAAGGTGTGGATCAGCCCCGGCAATTCCTGCTGCTTGCCCAGTTCGAGCGCGTGCTGGTTGGCGAGGTGTTCGAGGTCTTGCAGGTCGTCCAGCTCCGGCAAGCTCCACAGGCCGCCCCACAAGCCTGTGGAAGGGCGGCGATAAAGCAGAATCGCGCCTTCGGCGTTGGCGAGCAGCGGCATCAGTGTGCGCTTTTGCGGAATGGTCTTGCGCGGCTTGGGGATCGGGTAGCGTGTCTCCAGGCCGAGCATGTGCGCTTCGCAGCCTTTTTCCAGCGGGCACAACAGGCAGCTGGGTTTACTGCGGGTGCAGAGGGTGGCGCCCATGTCCATCATTGCCTGGGTGTAGGCGTTGACGCGGTCATGGGGCGTGAAGCGCTCTGCGGTGGCCCACAGCTGCTTGGCCACCTTGGGCTCGCCCGGGTAACCCTCTTGCGCAGTAAACCGCGCCAGCACCCGTTTGACGTTGCCGTCGAGGATCGGCGCGCGCAGGCCCATGCTCAGGCTGGCGATGGCGCCCGCGGTGGAGAGGCCGATACCCGGCAGCTCGGTGAGCTTTTCCACGTCGCGGGGGAATTCGCCGCCATAGTCGGCGACGACAATTTTGGCGGTCTTCTGCAGGTTGCGCGCGCGGGTGTAGTAACCCAGGCCCGTCCACAGGTGCAGCACTTCATCTTCCGGCGCGGCGGCCAGGGCCTCGACCGTTGGCAGGGACGCCATGAAACGGTCGAAATAATTCAAAACGGTGCTGACCTGGGTCTGCTGCAACATGATCTCCGAGACCCACACCCTGTAAGGCGTGATGCCCTGTTGCCAGGGCAGGTCATGGCGACCGTGGCGGTCGTACCAGTCGAGCACCGCCGTTGAAAACTGCTCGTTTCTCATCGTTTGAACAGGCCTTTCAAAGCATCTTTGAGCTGTGGGTTGACCTTGTCGAGTTTCTCTTCCAGCTTCTCGCCGAGCTTGTTGCCGGCGGCCTTGACTGCGACCTGGGTCAGGCCGTCCTTGTCCAGGCGGCAGGCCTTGGCGCCCAGTTCCAACGGGCCACGGCAGCGCAGCGGTACTTCGATGCCTTGGAAGTTGGAACCCACCTGGCAGGCCGGGTCCGGCGTTTCGCGCTGGTCACCTTCGACAATGATGCCCACGCGGTAGTCCATGCCGAGCACGCGCAGGTCGACGTCGCCGTTGCCGTTAACGGTCAGCCCCGGAATGCGCACTTTCAGGTCCGGGTTGCTGGCCACGCCATTACGGAAGGTCAGGTTGCCGCGCAATTCCTGGAACGGCGTGTCCTTGCCTTGCGGCGTGCTGCTCAACGTCTTGCGGTTGAGCAGGGCGATGCCGGTGCACAGTTGCTGTTCAAGGTTGGCGTTGAGCAGCATGCCGTTGTTGATCACAAAGCTCGCGGTACCGTTGAGGCTGTCGATCAGCGCCTTCTGGCTGTTGCCGCGGCCGCTGAGGTTGCTGTCGAGGGTGATCTGGCCCTTCACCGGCGGGTTTTGCCCCTGGGCTTGCAGGATGCGCTCGACCGGCACTTGCTTGATGTGGGTTTGCAGCGCCAGTACCGGAATGTCCTGGCGCACATCCAGCGTGCCGTTGGCCTGGAACGTGCCGTTGTAAAGGCCACCGCTGAGGGTGTCGAGCTTGAGCTGGCCGTCGACGCCGGAGGCTTTGAGCGCCGCGTTCTGGATCGG from Pseudomonas tolaasii NCPPB 2192 includes the following:
- a CDS encoding oxidative damage protection protein, whose translation is MTRTIMCRKYKEELPALERPPYPGAKGQDIFDHVSAKAWGDWLKHQTLLINEKRLNMMNAEDRKYLAGEMDKFFSGEDYAKADGYVPPAQ
- the mutY gene encoding A/G-specific adenine glycosylase, with product MRNEQFSTAVLDWYDRHGRHDLPWQQGITPYRVWVSEIMLQQTQVSTVLNYFDRFMASLPTVEALAAAPEDEVLHLWTGLGYYTRARNLQKTAKIVVADYGGEFPRDVEKLTELPGIGLSTAGAIASLSMGLRAPILDGNVKRVLARFTAQEGYPGEPKVAKQLWATAERFTPHDRVNAYTQAMMDMGATLCTRSKPSCLLCPLEKGCEAHMLGLETRYPIPKPRKTIPQKRTLMPLLANAEGAILLYRRPSTGLWGGLWSLPELDDLQDLEHLANQHALELGKQQELPGLIHTFSHFQLAIEPWLVQVEETAHHVAEADWLWYNLATPPRLGLAAPVKKLLKRAADVLNAGVPS